A genomic window from Massilia sp. METH4 includes:
- a CDS encoding potassium transporter TrkG: MKKKVLHPARTVILGFALAIAIGTLLLMLPVASATGEPAPPMVAFFTAVSAVCVTGLVIVDTGSYWSTFGQSAIMVLFQLGGFGMMTAATLLGLMVNRSPRLRTLLVTQTETRSLWVGDISSVAKLVLGVTVFSQLVIAAILTLRLRYGYDMAWGDATWSGFFHAVSAFNNAGFSIHPDSFMRFAGDALILLPAMVAALVGGIGFPVINDLRHRCRDPRHWSLHTKLTLIGSLALVVGGCLAILALEWDNAKTFGPMTVADKLLNGLFMSVASRTVGFNTVDIAALAPETWALHYLLMFIGAGSAGTAGGVKVGTVMILVLLVLAEARGHADTEAFGRRVGISAQRQAITVLVVGSAIVAIGTVALLRVSHFPTDQVIFEVIAAFGSAGLSTGITDDLPPAGQFVLALLMFFGRVGTITLATSLIIGERRMPYRYPEEHPIVG, encoded by the coding sequence TTGAAAAAGAAAGTCCTCCACCCCGCGCGCACCGTCATCCTGGGCTTCGCCCTGGCGATCGCCATCGGCACGCTGCTGCTGATGTTGCCGGTGGCGAGCGCCACCGGCGAGCCGGCACCGCCGATGGTGGCGTTCTTCACCGCCGTGTCGGCCGTGTGCGTGACCGGCCTGGTCATCGTCGACACGGGCAGCTACTGGTCCACGTTCGGGCAGTCGGCGATCATGGTGCTGTTCCAGCTGGGCGGCTTCGGCATGATGACGGCGGCCACGCTGCTCGGCCTGATGGTCAACCGCTCGCCGCGCCTGCGCACGCTGCTGGTCACGCAGACCGAAACCCGCTCGCTGTGGGTCGGCGATATCTCCAGCGTGGCCAAGCTGGTGCTGGGCGTGACCGTGTTCTCGCAACTCGTCATTGCCGCCATCCTCACGCTGCGGCTGCGCTACGGCTACGACATGGCGTGGGGCGACGCCACCTGGAGCGGCTTCTTCCACGCGGTGTCGGCGTTCAACAATGCCGGCTTCTCGATCCACCCCGACAGTTTCATGCGCTTTGCCGGCGATGCACTGATCCTGCTGCCGGCCATGGTCGCGGCGTTGGTCGGCGGCATCGGCTTCCCCGTCATCAACGACCTGCGCCACCGCTGCCGCGATCCGCGCCATTGGTCGCTGCACACCAAGCTCACGCTCATCGGCTCGCTGGCCCTCGTCGTCGGCGGCTGCCTTGCCATCCTGGCGCTGGAGTGGGACAACGCGAAAACCTTCGGCCCGATGACGGTGGCGGACAAGCTGCTGAACGGCCTGTTCATGTCGGTGGCGTCGCGCACCGTCGGGTTCAATACCGTCGACATCGCCGCGCTCGCGCCGGAAACCTGGGCCCTGCACTACCTGCTGATGTTCATCGGCGCGGGCAGCGCCGGCACTGCCGGCGGCGTGAAGGTGGGCACGGTGATGATCCTCGTGCTGCTCGTGCTGGCCGAGGCGCGCGGCCATGCCGACACCGAGGCATTCGGCCGCCGCGTCGGCATTTCCGCCCAGCGGCAGGCCATCACCGTGCTGGTCGTCGGCAGCGCCATCGTGGCGATCGGCACCGTGGCGCTGCTGCGCGTGTCGCACTTCCCGACCGACCAGGTGATCTTCGAAGTCATCGCCGCCTTCGGCAGCGCCGGCCTGTCCACCGGCATCACGGACGACCTGCCGCCGGCCGGGCAATTCGTGCTGGCCCTCCTGATGTTCTTCGGGCGGGTCGGCACCATCACGCTTGCGACCTCGCTGATCATCGGCGAGCGGCGCATGCCTTACCGTTATCCTGAGGAGCATCCAATTGTGGGGTAG
- a CDS encoding TrkA family potassium uptake protein has translation MWGRIFTEQFAFSASDSVIVIGLGRFGGAVAQSLMHLGHDVMGVDKKEDLVQLWGDRLTHAVQADSTNENVMLQLGVADFSHAIVAIGSDLAASLMTLMVLTELGIKDIWVKALTPEHGQIATRIGAHHVVYPEADMGERVAHLITGRMMDFIEFEDGFAIAKIHAPAETHHLTLAESHVRTRFGVTIVGVKRANEDFQHARPETRILPADLLIVSGPTKKIELFAAENRAKGKKA, from the coding sequence TTGTGGGGTAGGATTTTCACCGAGCAGTTCGCGTTTTCGGCCAGCGACAGCGTCATCGTCATCGGCCTGGGGCGCTTCGGCGGCGCCGTGGCGCAGTCGCTGATGCACCTGGGCCACGACGTGATGGGCGTGGACAAGAAGGAAGACCTGGTGCAGCTGTGGGGCGACCGCCTTACGCATGCGGTGCAGGCCGATTCGACGAACGAGAACGTGATGCTGCAACTGGGTGTCGCCGATTTTTCGCATGCCATCGTGGCGATCGGGTCCGATCTCGCCGCCAGCCTGATGACCCTGATGGTGCTGACGGAACTGGGCATCAAGGATATCTGGGTGAAGGCCCTGACGCCCGAGCACGGCCAGATCGCCACCCGGATCGGCGCGCACCACGTGGTCTATCCCGAGGCGGACATGGGCGAGCGCGTGGCGCACCTGATCACGGGCCGCATGATGGACTTCATCGAGTTCGAGGATGGCTTCGCGATCGCCAAGATCCACGCGCCCGCCGAGACGCACCACCTCACGCTGGCCGAATCCCATGTGCGCACCCGCTTCGGCGTCACGATCGTCGGCGTCAAGCGCGCCAACGAAGACTTCCAGCACGCGCGCCCCGAGACGCGCATCCTGCCCGCCGACCTGCTGATCGTGTCGGGGCCGACGAAGAAGATCGAGCTGTTCGCCGCCGAGAACAGGGCCAAGGGCAAGAAGGCGTGA
- a CDS encoding methanol/ethanol family PQQ-dependent dehydrogenase, translating to MYLYESVTHRGARRWLPCLALAALPLIAQAASDVEQLTKDPKNWAMQAGNLANHRYSELKQINAGNANQLTVAWTFSTGVLRGHEGGPLVIGDTLYVHSPFPNKVYALSLEDQSIKWKYEPKQDPAVIPVMCCDVVNRGVAYANGKIFLQQADTTLVALDAKTGQEIWKVKTGDPKKGETTTNTPHVFKDKVLTGVSGGEFGVRGRITAYDLETGKEVWKAYSTGPDNEMLIDPAKTMAWADGKMRPVGKDSSLKSWKGDQWKLGGGTTWGWYSYDPELNLVYYGTGNPSTWNPSQRPGDNKWSMTIFARDLDTGVAKWAFQMTPHDEWDYDGVNEMILADIKVKGKMRKALVHLDRNGFGYTMDRVTGELLLAEKFDPAVNWATHVDMKTGRPQVVAKYSTSKNGEDFNTKGVCPAALGSKDQQPATYSPKTGLFYVPTNHVCMDYEPFKVEYTAGQPYVGATLEMYPAPNSHGGLGNFIAWDAGTGKIVWSIPEKFSVWSGALATAGDVVFYGTLEGYLKAIDHNGKELWKFKTPSGIIGNINTWENKGRQYVGVLSGIGGWAGIGLAAGLTKSTDGLGAAGGYKDLAKYTELGGVLTVFALPNTAPPAGERTAAADK from the coding sequence ATGTACCTGTATGAGAGTGTCACCCACCGCGGCGCGCGCCGCTGGTTGCCGTGCCTGGCACTGGCCGCCCTGCCGCTGATCGCGCAAGCCGCTTCCGATGTCGAACAGCTGACCAAGGACCCGAAGAACTGGGCCATGCAGGCCGGTAACCTGGCGAACCACCGCTACAGCGAACTGAAACAGATCAACGCCGGCAATGCCAACCAGCTGACCGTGGCATGGACCTTCTCGACCGGCGTGCTGCGCGGCCACGAGGGCGGGCCGCTCGTCATCGGCGACACCCTGTACGTGCACAGCCCGTTCCCGAACAAGGTCTACGCGCTGTCGCTGGAAGACCAGAGCATCAAGTGGAAGTACGAGCCCAAGCAGGACCCGGCCGTGATTCCCGTGATGTGCTGCGACGTCGTCAACCGCGGCGTGGCCTATGCGAACGGCAAGATCTTCCTGCAGCAGGCCGACACCACGCTGGTGGCGCTCGACGCGAAGACGGGCCAGGAAATCTGGAAGGTCAAGACGGGCGACCCGAAGAAGGGCGAGACGACGACCAATACGCCGCACGTGTTCAAGGACAAGGTGCTGACGGGCGTCTCCGGCGGCGAATTCGGCGTGCGCGGCCGTATCACCGCCTACGACCTCGAGACCGGCAAGGAAGTGTGGAAGGCCTACAGCACCGGCCCGGACAATGAAATGCTGATCGATCCGGCGAAGACGATGGCGTGGGCCGACGGCAAGATGCGCCCGGTCGGCAAGGACTCGTCGCTCAAGAGCTGGAAGGGCGACCAGTGGAAGCTGGGCGGCGGCACCACGTGGGGCTGGTACAGCTACGATCCGGAACTGAACCTCGTGTACTACGGCACCGGCAACCCGAGCACGTGGAACCCCAGCCAGCGCCCCGGCGACAACAAATGGTCGATGACGATCTTCGCGCGCGACCTCGACACGGGCGTGGCGAAGTGGGCGTTCCAGATGACGCCGCACGACGAATGGGACTACGACGGCGTGAACGAGATGATCCTGGCCGACATCAAGGTGAAGGGCAAGATGCGCAAGGCCCTCGTGCACCTGGACCGCAATGGCTTCGGCTACACGATGGATCGCGTGACCGGCGAGCTGCTGCTGGCCGAGAAATTCGACCCGGCCGTCAACTGGGCCACCCACGTGGACATGAAGACGGGGCGACCGCAAGTGGTGGCGAAATACAGCACCAGCAAGAACGGCGAGGACTTCAACACGAAGGGCGTGTGCCCGGCCGCGCTGGGCTCGAAGGACCAGCAGCCGGCCACCTATTCGCCCAAGACGGGCCTGTTCTATGTGCCCACCAACCACGTGTGCATGGATTATGAACCGTTCAAGGTCGAGTACACGGCCGGCCAGCCGTATGTCGGCGCGACGCTGGAAATGTATCCGGCGCCGAACAGCCATGGCGGCCTGGGCAACTTCATCGCCTGGGATGCCGGCACGGGCAAGATCGTCTGGTCGATCCCGGAAAAATTCTCGGTGTGGAGCGGCGCCCTGGCGACCGCGGGCGACGTGGTGTTCTACGGCACGCTGGAGGGTTACCTGAAGGCCATCGACCACAACGGCAAGGAACTCTGGAAGTTCAAGACCCCGTCCGGCATCATCGGCAACATCAACACGTGGGAAAACAAGGGCCGGCAGTACGTGGGCGTGTTGTCGGGCATCGGCGGCTGGGCCGGCATCGGCCTGGCGGCCGGGCTGACGAAGAGCACGGACGGCCTGGGCGCGGCCGGCGGCTACAAGGACCTGGCCAAGTACACGGAGCTGGGCGGCGTGCTGACGGTGTTCGCCTTGCCCAACACGGCACCGCCGGCCGGCGAGCGGACGGCCGCGGCGGACAAGTAG
- a CDS encoding sigma-54-dependent Fis family transcriptional regulator encodes MSDFAVVHAGDQLGGQLNGSLGSQLSGQCIDHAFAHARRVRSIVRNHDPAEAAETGNPITRSWVRCLHDYQLDPGRREEPDVVADLAARREAVAGVQAVAKVEMANLYQQLAGSGYAIVLTDADGVLLDYFGDPGFTHAASRSGLMPGAVWSERAQGTNGIGTCLVERRPVSVHQDEHYLVRHVGLSCAGAPIFDHEGNIVAALDASGESRLAQQHTLALVTMSVQMIENRVFLDRFRHDYILRFHNRPEFIGTLSEGAIALDPTGKVLAATRCALYQLGFTSPAEITGRDITELFNSTFPGLVDSTLRKAFHAVPIFGIRHGARFFGVMLPPVRAALPVVRDAAAPLAGTLLDSVHFGDPAMARNVSIASRVVERNVAIMLLGETGTGKEVFARALHRSGSRAGKPFVAINCAAIPETLIESELFGYRAGAFTGASKEGQHGKLVQANGGTLFLDEIGDMPFPLQARLLRVLEERTIVPLGGGTPVALDIHVTSATHCDLQQKIADGTFREDLFYRLQGITLRLPPLRERGDVRALIRHIVAEESEDEAPLSLDETLLAALERQRWPGNLRQLRHLLRAMIALRESDHLTVHDLPPEYCTGIPAAEEAVADDGEAAEAPQDEALNPLENAERDALLRELERHHWNISTVARQLGMSRNTLYRKVQRLHIRHPARAGN; translated from the coding sequence ATGTCCGATTTTGCCGTCGTCCATGCTGGCGACCAGCTCGGTGGTCAGCTCAATGGATCACTTGGTAGTCAACTCAGTGGCCAATGCATCGACCATGCCTTCGCCCATGCGAGGCGCGTACGTTCGATCGTGCGCAACCACGATCCCGCCGAAGCGGCCGAGACGGGCAACCCCATTACCCGCTCATGGGTCCGCTGCCTGCATGACTACCAGCTCGACCCCGGCCGCCGCGAGGAGCCCGACGTGGTCGCCGACCTGGCCGCGCGCCGCGAAGCCGTGGCCGGCGTGCAGGCCGTCGCCAAGGTCGAGATGGCCAACCTGTACCAGCAACTGGCCGGCTCGGGCTACGCCATCGTGCTCACCGATGCCGACGGCGTGCTGCTCGATTATTTCGGCGACCCCGGCTTCACGCACGCCGCATCGCGCTCGGGCCTGATGCCCGGCGCCGTGTGGAGCGAGCGGGCGCAGGGCACCAACGGCATCGGCACCTGCCTGGTGGAGCGGCGCCCCGTCAGCGTGCACCAGGACGAGCACTACCTGGTGCGGCACGTGGGCCTGAGCTGCGCCGGCGCGCCGATCTTCGACCACGAGGGCAATATCGTGGCCGCGCTCGACGCTTCCGGCGAATCGCGCCTGGCCCAGCAGCACACCCTGGCGCTGGTGACGATGTCCGTGCAGATGATCGAGAACCGCGTCTTCCTCGACCGGTTCCGGCACGACTACATCCTGCGCTTCCACAACCGCCCGGAATTCATCGGCACGCTGAGCGAAGGCGCGATCGCGCTGGACCCGACCGGCAAGGTGCTGGCGGCCACGCGCTGCGCGCTGTACCAGCTGGGCTTCACGAGCCCGGCCGAGATCACTGGGCGCGACATCACGGAACTCTTCAACAGCACCTTCCCCGGCCTGGTGGACAGCACGCTGCGCAAGGCCTTCCACGCCGTGCCGATCTTCGGCATCCGCCACGGCGCGCGCTTCTTCGGCGTGATGCTGCCGCCGGTGCGCGCCGCGCTACCGGTGGTGCGCGATGCCGCCGCGCCCCTGGCAGGCACGTTGCTGGACAGCGTGCACTTCGGCGACCCGGCGATGGCCCGCAACGTCAGCATCGCCAGCCGCGTCGTCGAACGCAATGTGGCGATCATGCTGCTGGGCGAGACCGGCACCGGCAAGGAAGTGTTCGCGCGTGCCCTGCACCGCTCGGGCAGCCGCGCCGGCAAGCCCTTCGTGGCGATCAACTGCGCGGCGATCCCGGAAACCCTGATCGAGAGCGAGCTGTTCGGCTACCGGGCCGGCGCCTTCACGGGCGCCAGCAAGGAAGGCCAGCACGGCAAGCTGGTGCAGGCAAACGGCGGCACGCTGTTCCTCGACGAGATCGGCGACATGCCCTTTCCCCTGCAGGCGCGGCTGCTGCGCGTGCTGGAAGAGCGCACCATCGTGCCGCTCGGCGGCGGCACGCCCGTGGCGCTCGACATCCACGTGACGAGCGCCACGCACTGCGACCTGCAACAGAAGATCGCCGACGGCACGTTCCGCGAAGACCTGTTCTACCGCCTGCAGGGAATCACGCTGCGCCTGCCGCCACTGCGCGAACGGGGCGACGTGCGCGCCCTCATCCGCCACATCGTGGCCGAGGAAAGCGAGGACGAGGCGCCGCTGTCGCTGGACGAGACGCTGCTGGCGGCGCTGGAGCGCCAGCGCTGGCCGGGCAACCTGCGCCAATTGCGGCACCTGCTGCGCGCCATGATCGCGCTGCGCGAATCGGACCACCTGACGGTGCACGACCTGCCGCCCGAATACTGCACGGGCATCCCCGCGGCGGAAGAAGCGGTGGCCGACGACGGCGAAGCGGCGGAAGCGCCGCAGGACGAAGCGCTCAATCCGCTCGAAAACGCCGAGCGCGACGCGCTGCTGCGCGAACTCGAACGCCATCACTGGAACATCTCGACCGTGGCGCGCCAGCTGGGCATGAGCCGCAACACGCTGTACCGCAAGGTGCAGCGCCTGCATATCCGCCATCCCGCCCGGGCGGGCAATTGA
- a CDS encoding beta-propeller fold lactonase family protein, whose translation MTPLQRRLLLSAIAAVLLTSALVAEAAPFAYVPNEGSGTISVIDTATDQVVAEMPGGGKPRGLAVSGDARWLYVSDQPDSSLRIVDLERRAPAGSVALGKSPEGVALSPDGRWVVAAVEENHEIVVVDTRSKQRAFAIPVKGENPEHAVFSPDGRQLFVSAENGDAVDIIDMAARKQVAQVKVGARPRGIGFLPDGSRAYVAAENANEVFVIDTARHATVARIPAGLRANGVAVHPDGSRVYVSNGGAASVSVIDTKTNTVVATVPVGQRPWNMALTPDGAKLYVANGRSGTVSVIDTARNEKLRDITVGKLPWGVVVR comes from the coding sequence ATGACGCCGCTGCAACGCCGTCTCCTGCTGTCCGCCATCGCCGCCGTTCTCCTCACCTCGGCCCTGGTGGCCGAAGCCGCGCCGTTCGCCTACGTCCCCAACGAAGGGTCGGGCACCATTTCCGTGATCGATACGGCCACTGACCAAGTGGTTGCCGAGATGCCTGGCGGCGGCAAGCCGCGCGGACTGGCCGTCAGCGGCGATGCGCGCTGGCTGTACGTCAGCGACCAGCCGGACAGCAGCCTGCGGATCGTCGACCTGGAACGCCGCGCGCCGGCCGGCTCGGTGGCGCTGGGCAAGTCGCCCGAAGGGGTGGCCCTGTCGCCGGACGGCCGCTGGGTGGTCGCGGCCGTCGAGGAAAATCACGAGATCGTCGTCGTCGACACGCGCAGCAAGCAGCGCGCCTTTGCCATTCCGGTAAAGGGCGAGAATCCCGAACATGCCGTGTTCAGTCCGGACGGCAGGCAGCTCTTCGTGAGCGCCGAGAACGGCGACGCGGTGGACATCATCGACATGGCCGCGCGCAAGCAGGTCGCCCAGGTAAAAGTGGGCGCCCGGCCGCGCGGCATCGGCTTCCTGCCCGACGGCAGCCGCGCCTATGTCGCGGCCGAGAATGCCAACGAAGTCTTCGTCATCGACACGGCCAGGCACGCCACCGTCGCGCGCATCCCGGCGGGATTGCGCGCCAACGGCGTGGCCGTGCACCCGGACGGCAGCCGGGTCTACGTGTCCAATGGCGGCGCGGCCAGCGTGTCGGTCATCGACACGAAGACCAATACGGTCGTGGCGACCGTGCCGGTCGGCCAGCGCCCGTGGAACATGGCGCTGACGCCGGACGGCGCCAAGCTGTACGTGGCCAACGGCCGCTCGGGCACCGTGTCCGTGATCGACACGGCGCGCAACGAGAAGCTGCGCGATATCACCGTCGGCAAGCTGCCGTGGGGCGTGGTGGTGCGCTGA